Sequence from the Cucumis sativus cultivar 9930 chromosome 1, Cucumber_9930_V3, whole genome shotgun sequence genome:
AAGACACAAAATGCTATCTTAAATCTCTCTATTTTCATCACTTTTTGGCTTCTCGTTCTTCGTAACTTTTCTTTCACATgaagaacagaaaaaaaaaaaaaaaagggggggggggggggggggggggggggtttACTCAGAAatgaacatatatatgttttggttGGATTTCCTAAATATACTAAATCAAAACAAAGATTGCAACAACATTGCAAGGTTAAAACCAGCTTTGGCTTAAGCCGTACCTTCGTTGATGAAACCTTCCTTGCGACCTTCAAAGCCGGGCCGCATAAGCTTCTTCTCCCTCTTTGCAATTTTCCGCATTTTCTTATCTTGAATTTTCTGTGCTATGTTATCTGATCTCTTTTGCTGTCTTTCTGCTTTCATCTTGTGTGTAGTTTCAatcctttctttccatttctgAACATTCTTCAGTTGctgtttcttttccttctttaagCTCTTCATCAGGAGTTTTGCATCATCGTGAACCTTTAACCCAGCAGCCCTATTCGTTGCTGCTTTCCAAGAATGCTTCTTTGAGATTATTTCGCCCTTCTCAGGATCCTTCTTTGCTTCCTCCAATTTTTTAGCTCTGTCAAGCTCCTCCAACTTGGagaactttcttttcttttttttcccatgCTCTTCTTCGGACCCCAGTTTGACGTGACTGAAGGCAAGTTCTTTAGAGGCTTCAACTACATTCTTTTCAACTTCATCTTTTGAGGGATAGCCTGTTGATTTCTTTTCCTCGAGcccattttctctcttctgtTTCTTATGAATCAGTTCCctcctttcatttctttccttcctcttcttctctctaTTTGAACATTCTGAATTTCTATTTGCTCGGAACTCTTCAATCTTTTGGTGCAGACGTTGCCGAAGTTCTTCATATGTCACTGACTGATCATCCTCCCACCCAGATGTCATTGGCTTATCATCCCTTTTATTTTCACCAGTTTCAATCCTTAACTTGTTCTTTTCCAAGTTTTGCTTAAGCAAATCAACGGTTGATTTATCAGACTTCTCTGGATCCATGCGAtctctttttactttcttaaGATTTTCTTTCGATTCCTTCTTGGCCAAAGCCTTCTCATTCTTGCTAAGGCCTTGAAACCAAGGTTTCTCCTTTTCGTCATTAGATAAATAGAACCTCGCAGGGATGAGCTCCACCAACTTGTCGATGAACAGGGCATGCTGATGAATGATGGACTTCAAATCAACATTAGTATTAGAAGTTGTAGCagtcttcaacttttttactttcatcTGCACAAATAATCTCGCCACTTAGTCcttaaaattgatttgttaaaatgtaaaagaaataaaaaatcaatgagTTAAAAACCAGAGAGGAGATAAACAAttattcacaaaaaaaaatatgcaaaatggGAATATgaacaagtaaaaaaaatgaaaacaacgGTAAGCAATCAATCATTCTTCGTTTCCAAAATCCTTCATTTGCAGCAAAACACACAAGCAATGGAGACCACGTGGTAAAGCAACGGGATAAAAAGTGTTGACAAATTCAAGAATTTTCAAAGTGAAGGAATTAACAAGCACACAGTGTACACATCAATGATAAGAAAGAAGCtgattttccattttcaaatattgacaAAGGGTGTCAAATACAAAACGATGATTCTGTTCGATATAGTCAAATGTGCTTCAAATCTTTACTACATGCTATAAAGAACGCTCCAAAGCTTAATGAATATGTGTGCTCACGTTTATTCAGTACATTCGATACATGTCAAACAATTGTCAAGCGGATTAAACAGCGTTgcatatttgtaaataaggTGTCAAACTAAAATGTAGGTGCAGAACAAATCCGATTTGAACTTTCCCATTagttgttaaataaaaaaaaatgttaaaagactaaaatacATCAATGGCGGGAATTCAAGTTGGTGCTGTGAAAATTAGATAAAGAACTCTACTCCTCCGATTACAAACTactttaacattaaaaaaaaaaaaaaaaaaaaaaaaaaaaaaaaaaaaaaaaaaaaaaaaaaaacacccaaatgataaaagaaaactgTAAAAGCAAGTTTTCGATACTAAAATTAGTTCGGTTCAGGGGAATTTTGTACGTAGTAGTTGTTATTATAAAGATCCTACCTTGAGATAGATATGGCCGGACTAGGTGCGGTCCTCTCGGACTTGTTACAGTTGCTTGATCCTATCAGATCAAATCTCCTGAAAGACGCAAAATATAGTTCAGATATGGAAAACTGAAATAGTTTCTGGTCAGGAAGTGATGAGAGCGTCGAGGAAGAAGGGAAATAGGGTTTTTCAGTACCTTCTCCTTCTCTATTGACAATTCGGGAAGGGTCGACGAGAATTTGCGATTCGAATGTGGCGCCGGAACCCTCCACTCTCCTATCCAATGGTTGGATTCTTATATCCCTACAACGCTTTAATCTCAATCGTTCACGTGTCCAACCTCGTATCCCGaacaaatatatgattttctttttaagattataactttttaaataatatttatttttctaaattaaaattttggctaaaaaaattaccattttactatatatatatatatatatatatataaattaggaGATAATAGGCTTcactttaaaaactaaaataaaccaTCAAAATCATTACCAAATGATCggatttgtatcaaataaaatttgaaattaatggtTATACTAATCCAAACACCGAGTAACTTGGCTCTCTTGTCTTTTTGGTGTATTTGAGTCATACTAGTCATTGTGGTGATGAGTGCAATTAACTTCTGATGTCTTGGTCTAATCTTGATTAGTTTAAAGCTAATATTCTCAATCATTCATTAATTGTCTATCTTGTTGGTCGAAATTAGTTAAAGGCATGTGACCATAAAAGGAGTTGACGGCATGTGACCATAAAAGGAGTTGACGGTAGGGATTAGTTATTATTTGAGTGTCCTTCCAGTAAATAAACTTATGGATTTGCTCTCGCAGAGGATGTTTCCATAGTATCCACTTTAGGATATGAAACTCAAGTGGATTGTTAGTGTAGTACTTATAATTGGTCGAAACGTTAAGGTATGACAAGTCACTTGACGTGcagttatttattatatttagtaATATTGATCATGCTACTACCTCTTGTCAAGTggtttataaattgaaataaaaggaagagatgaaataaaaattataaaagtttaataaattaaaatcaaactgcAAGAATAACATTTAgtaaccaaataaaaacttttaaacttttaaaatttaaagaggtttctttctccttcattttATCATGAGACCCCTCCCATAGtgatcattaattattttcatccaACTTTCCCTTTGATTGTCCATATCCACTGTTTTGTTTTGCCCAATAACCAACTTTTCAAACCCATAACTCATTCACTTTTcatatttccttttccttttccttttttgctaccttttgttttctttattaataacaataatccTATAAGTTATATAGTGGCACATGATCCCCAAGTACACATAAACCTTTGGCAACagtcttttaatttatacatttCTATTCAAAAATAGCTTTTTCAAATACTTTGGTTCCAAATAAAGTAACATTTGTAGCCTCCTTTCATGGTGGAACTCACTCTTCATGACTCACCACATGTTCATATAAAagtattcaaattcaacaaagTATGAATCTAAAGGTATATCTACCTAATAATATCTTTACATTTAACTCTTCATTTCAGAatacaaaaatatcataaataattGTTCAAGACTCAAAGTGGTGAGAAGAtgctaataattttgttttcatgaaGAAGGTTGAACGCACTAAAGCAATAACCTAcgttgtttagatttgagatAAACATGCATGGATTTTAGATAAACATGCATGTTACTGATTTACTCGTGATTGTTACATGCCCTAATCATGGAATaaaaaacatacatatatatgtataatatatgtttaaataagTTAATACACAACAGAAATTCATTCCCTCTTGAAATGATGTTATTATAAGTCAATATAATTCAGTTGACCCATTGGGATTTTTGTGTAACGATCCTATATATATCACACgttactaatttaattatatataacataccCCAATGTTTAATATCATGTGGTAGTGGTAATGGTAGAGAACTTCATAACATTCACAAAATTCTCCCATTCATTATACTTCCACCTCAGTAGAAGATAATATTCCTATAGAACAAAACAACACCACAAAAAGCATAAACATTACATGATCGAACAAGCATTTGGATTTTCATCGCTGAACATCTGAGGTGGATATGCATGCCCCATCATCACCGGCGGCGGGTACGTCTCCACAGCCATCTGTGGCGGTGGGTACGATGTGTCGCCGATCACTGGCGGTGCATACGGATACATTTCCATAATGTACCTTTGCGGGTAATAATGGTATTCATTCTTCTTCACTTCCACCATTTTCGGGCCTTCTTCTGCTGCTGCTTGGCCGGCGTCGCCAGGGGCCGCTTCTTCTGCCTCCCCGTCGCCTGGGGGAGCAGCCGCGGGTTTCTCCTCGACTACACTCTCTTCCTCCACCTTTTTCTCACTTTCAACTCCGTCACCGGCGTCggctttcttctcttcttcggCTTCTTTCACAGCAACGACTTCTGATTCATTATTCTCCGGCGTAACTTCCGGCTCTTGCTTCACAATCGCGGCGTGTTTTCCCGTCCGGCGGTGGACATAGGCAACCAGCGCCGCCGGATCGAACGCTCCTTTCACAGAGACTTGTGAGCTTTTTAGATCTGGGTCCACCGATTCAACACCTGATCATCACCCATTCATTTCCAACCACACAAATATTAATGATTGAGCGTATTTTTCAATCAATGAAAGATTAGTCAAACAATCATTCTACTCTTAGTCTTACTTAAAATTCCAAATCAGATCAacttgtttattaaaaatgaatagaatTATATAGAAGTGTGAACCTTTCATTCTGTGTATCCttcttttgatttcttgaGCACAAGCCTCGCAATGCATGTGCACTTTCAAGACGACAGTTACAATAATCTGAGGCTGCAAAAGGAATCCAAAAGGAAAGAACACATaattaatatctaaaaatattatattttccaaaaagaaaaagaaaagcaaccATAGAACAGCAAGAATAAAACCTGTGGTTTAGGGTCCTCTGTTTTGAGTTTCTCTACAGGTTCAGGGACTGGAGCAATGGGCTCGGGCTCGGGAATTGGAGAGATCAATTCAACCCGTCGGTGGCTTTTCCTCTGAAGTCTGTTTAAAACCTTGACCGGATCGGCTTTCTCTCCTTTCACCACAACTTTGTGAGTTCTACAATCAGTCTCCACGCTTTCAACACCTAAAACAAACAATCCTCAAATATTACTCTGTTTCTGTAGTAATTTAACCAACATCGTTGAGTTTAAAGATAAAGAACCCAACCCTCAAAGCCTCTGAGGCAGCGGCGGACTTTGCGGGCACAGCCTTCACAATGCATAAAGACAGAGAGCACAATATCCTGAGGTGGTTTAGGAAGAGGCTTTTCTTCTATCACATCTTTTGATTCCTTCTTCTCGCTCTCACCTTCTGTTTTCTCTTGATCAGGAGCCGCTTTCGGCGGTTCCTCTAGTTTTGTATCTTCCGGTTTCCTGTCTTCCTAATCAACAAATCCATACAACACAAACAGAATTAACTCACaaatgtgaaaagaaaaacagaacaGAAACAAAGAAACAGACTTGGGTTAATTAGAGACCTCTCCCATTGGAATGAATTAATCGAGAGGTGAGGAGGGACCAGCTGGTTTGATTATTGGAAATctaaagaagatgaaagaagatcaatgggtttttgtttatgggGTTTGAAGAATTCAGTTTGAGCTGCAGATCCCAAAATCCAAGATCGTCGTCATCATCATCCAACACTCCTCGTGTGACGTGGTGTGTTTTATAATGGCCAGGTTCATCTTCTGCTGCATCGATATCCACAACACAAACAACTCATGGATCCTACAGCTTTCTATCTTTTTCCGAGCCCAAGCCCAAAATTTTCACCACCTAACTCCCAGTTCCTTTGCGCCTAAGTACTCAAATTAACCAAACATCAATGATATCTATCTACTTTAATTCATGGTTTATTCTCAAAGTATTATACAAAACAAATACAGGTCCCCGCCAGCCACACCAAGATGAAGAGGACTTCCAACTTTATTGCTTTACCACAGTTTAGGTCGGTTCCTCATTCTCTAAATCATCTTTCCCCTACcccttttctttgttgtttcttttcctttattcaCTAAATTATTCATCCACCAAATTATTGATACGTAAGTACGCAATCATGATTCAAAGTCGAGTCAGCATATCATATCATGTGTGTGCCATGTTCCAAATATGTTCCTTCATTAACTACTAAACTAGATAACATATATGACTAACTTTCTTGTTCATATAACttaaattaacacatataGTTCACTCATCTTATGAGATCACACCATCTTTACAATGCCCAAATGTGAACTTTGGGTAGGgtttagtaaaagaaaatgggaaaatagataataaatgaaaatgggtgttttgcaaatattttgaGTGAAtgaattgaagagaaaataaatagagaagCTGAAATGTAATTCACATTAATGGGGATAATAAAGAATATAGGGTTTCCTCCCAACTGGATCATCATTGCAACATCTCTCAcccattattttctttcacatcaattgaattcaaataaattttaggaaTTATTCCTTTTCCGGCTGATAGTAAATACAGAATGAATTCTACGAATTTGTCAGAGTTAcgtatttagttttatattatgatattttttcattctggcttatttatgattatattttcaattctacGTTACCATTGTTCAATGTTGATTTACAGTGTTTGtttcgagaaaaaaaaaaaaaatcaaacttcacTGACTTcgggttttcttttctcttgacagcaaaatataaatagttagGAGACTTTCTAACCATTTTTCAATGGACCAATCATTTGTTTCACCCTCCTactgtgtgtatatatatcttatgtgttcttttttcaataataaactaaCTAATATACACatcattttgctatagttgTAAATACCTCTTtactaagaaaaaaagtttgtaaatatgAATTACATTGGTTCAAAATCTCatgaaattatttgtttaggTTCCCTAGGATAGGGTAGAGTTCATGAGCAAAACCAAAGCTAATAAAAACTGGAAGGTGACATGGGAAATGTCTATTtgagaggagaagaaaactagggttttttcttacaaaatttaagtaaTGTCAATAAGAGAAACGTTAACATaataagagagaaataatGGACAACAAGAGAACTGACTAAATTAGATCTCATTAAACATAATCTAATctaaggaagaaaaatgagtAATACACACTATGGCTTATTAAATTGTAGTTTAATTAACCAATTAGAACTAATTAGAAGCATTGCAAGAGCTCGAGGGTAATTACAATGAtaaatgaaatgtttaattttaacaaacatGATtgtggtttaattttaataataattgaaaattccAATGTAATTAAcgtacaatttaattttataaattcacAATACGTGGAACAATATAATgttgattgattaattaataaagtaaagtaattaattaagcaGAAAACGTAAACTATATATGTGTAGAATAATTGGGatttattaaagaagaagaaaggtaAGAAAGAGACAAAATGTAAGTAATTAATACTTGTTTGGCGCAGGACGAAGATGGCACCAACTAAAACCCCCAC
This genomic interval carries:
- the LOC101211886 gene encoding heavy metal-associated isoprenylated plant protein 7 — translated: MGEEDRKPEDTKLEEPPKAAPDQEKTEGESEKKESKDVIEEKPLPKPPQDIVLSVFMHCEGCARKVRRCLRGFEGVESVETDCRTHKVVVKGEKADPVKVLNRLQRKSHRRVELISPIPEPEPIAPVPEPVEKLKTEDPKPQPQIIVTVVLKVHMHCEACAQEIKRRIHRMKGVESVDPDLKSSQVSVKGAFDPAALVAYVHRRTGKHAAIVKQEPEVTPENNESEVVAVKEAEEEKKADAGDGVESEKKVEEESVVEEKPAAAPPGDGEAEEAAPGDAGQAAAEEGPKMVEVKKNEYHYYPQRYIMEMYPYAPPVIGDTSYPPPQMAVETYPPPVMMGHAYPPQMFSDENPNACSIM
- the LOC101211653 gene encoding ribosomal RNA-processing protein 14-C, with protein sequence MKVKKLKTATTSNTNVDLKSIIHQHALFIDKLVELIPARFYLSNDEKEKPWFQGLSKNEKALAKKESKENLKKVKRDRMDPEKSDKSTVDLLKQNLEKNKLRIETGENKRDDKPMTSGWEDDQSVTYEELRQRLHQKIEEFRANRNSECSNREKKRKERNERRELIHKKQKRENGLEEKKSTGYPSKDEVEKNVVEASKELAFSHVKLGSEEEHGKKKKRKFSKLEELDRAKKLEEAKKDPEKGEIISKKHSWKAATNRAAGLKVHDDAKLLMKSLKKEKKQQLKNVQKWKERIETTHKMKAERQQKRSDNIAQKIQDKKMRKIAKREKKLMRPGFEGRKEGFINEGTA